In a single window of the Alosa sapidissima isolate fAloSap1 chromosome 18, fAloSap1.pri, whole genome shotgun sequence genome:
- the LOC121689981 gene encoding early activation antigen CD69-like: MVNSLIMDRKAVDILFLYGICIALTHASRQYHYVADPKKWTEAQTYCREKHIDLATISDSEELQSFLHWSQSISVSAWIGLYHLYHSSSTTPETYNAIVGGQSQNHDQTHSHPFICYDERLNTTHGFISISPTKTWIEAQSYCREKHTDLATVKNAVEDEEIKKMAAANGYTWIGLHRVGWQWSDGSNFSSIFNLSETPTASASKCVVLNQTEWEALDCSVRRPFVCYGEVKKTVQFQRIRFQSDVNVNDAAVQEAILDQIKKKLQEHGLPADAKLSWRKQPDGQIFHKKENEKSDNQKRKSKK, encoded by the exons ATG GTAAACTCTCTGATAATGGACAGAAAGGCTGTTGATATCCTGTTCCTTTACG GCATCTGCATTGCTCTGACACACGCCTCTCGTCAGTACCACTATGTAGCTGACCCCAAGAAATGGACTGAAGCCCAGACCTACTGCAGAGAGAAGCACATTGACCTGGCCACCATCAGTGACAGCGAGGAGCTGCAGAGCTTCTTGCACTGGTCCCAAAGCATCAGTGTTAGCGCCTGGATAGGACTCTACCACCTCTACCACTCTTCCAGTACGACTCCTGAGACATATAATGCAATTGTTGGTGGTCAATCGCAAAACCACGACCAGACACATAGTCACCCTTTTATCTGCTATGATG AGAGGCTAAATACAACCCAtggtttcatttcaatttcaccaACGAAAACATGGATAGAGGCCCAGAGCTACTGCAGAGAGAAGCACACTGACTTGGCCACTGTGAAGAATGCAGTGGAGGACGAGGAGATAAAGAAGATGGCTGCTGCAAACGGCTATACATGGATAGGTCTACACAGGGTTGGCTGGCAGTGGTCTGATGGTAGTAACTTCTCTTCCATCTTTAATCTCAGTGAAACGCCCACAGCCTCTGCCTCaaagtgtgttgtgttgaaccAAACTGAGTGGGAAGCTCTGGACTGCTCTGTGAGGAGACCCTTTGTTTGCTATGGTG AGGTCAAGAAGACTGTCCAGTTTCAGAGGATCCGGTTTCAGTCTGACGTGAATGTAAATGATGCTGCAGTTCAAGAGGCCATATTAGACCAG ATCAAGAAGAAGCTGCAAGAGCATGGGCTTCCAGCAGACGCCAAACTGAGCTGGAGAAAGCAGCCCGATGGACAGATTTTCCACAAGAAGGAGAATGAGAAGAGTGATAATCAGAAGAGGAAGAGCAAAAAATGA